A single region of the Deefgea piscis genome encodes:
- a CDS encoding GFA family protein — protein MSLQGSCACKAVRYAVDELATPISHCHCQTCRKTHAAAFNSAAGVRQEQFRWLAGEDMLSEYASSADKVRYFCSQCGSHLLAKKVGKPMWVLRVATLDDDPSLRASQHIWTSHDVPWLNFVDLPEYAQWAEPR, from the coding sequence ATGAGCTTGCAAGGATCTTGCGCGTGTAAAGCCGTGCGTTATGCAGTCGATGAATTGGCGACGCCAATTTCGCACTGTCATTGTCAGACCTGCCGTAAAACACATGCGGCGGCATTTAATTCAGCCGCTGGTGTGCGCCAGGAGCAATTTCGTTGGCTCGCGGGTGAAGATATGCTGAGTGAGTATGCTTCGTCAGCGGATAAAGTGCGTTATTTTTGTTCGCAATGCGGCAGCCATCTATTGGCTAAAAAAGTCGGCAAGCCTATGTGGGTGCTACGGGTGGCCACTTTAGATGACGATCCAAGTCTGCGTGCTAGCCAGCATATTTGGACTTCGCACGATGTGCCGTGGCTCAATTTTGTCGACTTGCCCGAATACGCGCAGTGGGCTGAACCTCGTTAA
- a CDS encoding mechanosensitive ion channel family protein produces the protein MNWIDLLQAQAISYAPKLLSALIALFIGWKLIGVASQLLEKMLTRSNVEATLKHFLGSLADVALKALLLISAASMIGIETTSFIAILGAAGLAIGLALQGSLSNFAGGVLILMFKPFKAGDYIEAQGQAGTVEGIQIFTTRLRTPDNKLIVIPNGPLANGNLTNYSAMSTRRVDFVFGVGYDDDIDHTREVILSVLKQDTRIHVDPAPLVVVSSLGDSSVNFTVRVWTNSEDYWPVFFDTTEKVKKAFDAAKISIPYPQRTVHHIQHTDK, from the coding sequence ATGAATTGGATAGACCTATTACAAGCCCAAGCAATTAGCTATGCGCCTAAATTATTATCGGCACTGATTGCGCTGTTTATTGGCTGGAAACTCATCGGCGTTGCCAGTCAGCTATTAGAAAAAATGCTAACACGTAGCAATGTCGAAGCCACACTCAAGCATTTTTTGGGTAGTCTGGCCGATGTAGCATTAAAAGCACTGTTACTGATTAGTGCGGCGTCAATGATCGGCATTGAAACCACGTCATTTATTGCGATTTTGGGTGCGGCAGGTTTAGCCATTGGTTTGGCGCTGCAAGGCAGCTTGAGTAATTTTGCCGGTGGTGTACTGATTTTAATGTTTAAACCCTTTAAAGCCGGTGACTATATTGAGGCGCAGGGTCAAGCTGGTACAGTCGAAGGCATTCAAATTTTTACCACGCGTTTACGCACACCCGACAATAAACTCATCGTCATCCCCAACGGCCCCTTAGCCAATGGCAATCTCACCAATTACTCGGCCATGTCCACCCGCCGCGTCGATTTTGTCTTTGGTGTTGGTTATGACGATGATATTGACCACACCCGCGAAGTGATTTTATCGGTACTCAAGCAAGACACACGCATTCATGTAGATCCTGCCCCGCTGGTGGTGGTGTCATCGCTAGGCGACAGCTCGGTGAATTTCACCGTTCGCGTCTGGACCAATAGCGAAGACTACTGGCCGGTGTTTTTTGACACGACCGAAAAAGTCAAAAAAGCCTTTGATGCAGCCAAGATCTCAATTCCTTATCCGCAACGCACCGTGCATCATATTCAGCATACTGATAAATAA